Proteins encoded within one genomic window of Halocatena marina:
- a CDS encoding prenyltransferase/squalene oxidase repeat-containing protein yields MNSVGHILVATLLVASVIAGAAGCGVCSDDVTQSSVLSSEDSSEDTTRTTAGMNVSENRIQTAVNDSRAHLLSQASNDHWFANLSYRNETAPRSVRITLNYALMLELINGSEQSQRKALSYALSQRSSNGGWNDTTANYAALLLLRQAFSGAHQEVISDIKREIEDENMTLHPFEGETFLNASFLTRLYYLKLSDRYDRSELFDTESVNGGAENIANMTPAFEDGFDPDKRFIVTYAVLGSMTTSIFMAEINNNETEAANDRRKLAEQIILGRQGHDGNWEVTQGGVRALTALAVQNYTTENRTVEKGLDALQRMQRDNGRLPPFAMSVTDTADAHRTLHRTGVSKDNETLRRAAQWLLDVRTTAPNGSNPAPAILFRTHHGAGWGLVPTTYSDWDDTALAIDALNVYDDRLTNRSVQFLFAVQNSDGSWGAYMTDFAPLSDRERQRAIDEIGRDAYEGLFIDPEAHAVSAHALTAVGEAGYTVENNESVRHAVEYLIENNQPNGLWGSAWYSDYAYGTSAVLLAFEEIGVNMSRPEVQQATRALIEKQNSDGGWGEHWTPDDSDYHRWGSSTVEQTAWAVQALLAAEVSPDHPAVRRGVDYILDHQRSDGSWTPHAAFKLGSGVPTYRNPVLTQTSGLLALTMYAESKDISTAPNETKSGLLSRVVVLEVLVPIVSLVALLGGFFIRRYWR; encoded by the coding sequence GTGAACAGCGTTGGTCACATCCTCGTTGCTACGCTGTTGGTAGCCAGTGTTATTGCGGGTGCGGCCGGCTGTGGCGTCTGTTCCGATGATGTCACGCAGTCGTCGGTACTGTCTTCTGAGGATAGCTCTGAAGACACTACCCGCACGACAGCAGGAATGAACGTGAGCGAGAACCGGATTCAAACAGCAGTCAATGACTCTCGAGCTCACCTTCTGAGTCAGGCATCCAACGACCATTGGTTTGCTAATCTTTCGTATCGAAATGAGACGGCACCGCGGTCTGTTCGAATCACGCTCAACTACGCGCTCATGCTCGAACTGATCAACGGATCCGAGCAGAGCCAGCGAAAGGCACTGTCGTACGCGCTGTCACAACGCTCTTCTAACGGTGGATGGAACGACACGACGGCAAACTACGCAGCCTTACTCCTCCTCCGGCAAGCGTTTTCTGGAGCGCATCAGGAGGTTATCTCCGACATCAAACGCGAAATTGAGGACGAGAACATGACGCTACACCCGTTCGAAGGAGAGACATTCCTGAATGCGTCGTTTCTCACACGACTGTACTATCTCAAACTGAGCGATCGGTACGACCGCTCGGAGCTGTTCGATACCGAGTCGGTCAATGGCGGCGCAGAAAACATCGCAAATATGACTCCAGCGTTCGAGGATGGCTTTGACCCCGATAAGCGCTTCATCGTCACCTACGCTGTTCTCGGATCGATGACGACGAGTATCTTCATGGCGGAGATCAACAACAACGAGACCGAGGCAGCTAACGATCGGCGCAAACTCGCAGAACAGATCATTCTCGGTCGGCAGGGGCACGACGGAAACTGGGAAGTGACACAAGGAGGCGTCCGAGCACTCACCGCGTTAGCGGTACAAAACTACACCACGGAAAACCGAACCGTTGAGAAGGGACTCGACGCACTCCAGCGAATGCAACGCGACAACGGACGACTGCCGCCGTTTGCCATGTCGGTCACAGATACGGCAGACGCACATCGGACGCTCCACCGAACTGGGGTGTCGAAAGACAACGAGACACTCCGTCGCGCCGCCCAATGGCTTCTTGATGTTCGAACCACCGCTCCGAATGGATCGAATCCAGCACCAGCAATACTGTTCAGAACACATCACGGGGCCGGCTGGGGATTAGTTCCAACAACGTACAGTGATTGGGACGACACAGCGTTGGCAATCGATGCGCTCAACGTCTACGACGACCGGCTCACGAATCGCTCAGTGCAGTTTCTCTTCGCGGTGCAAAACAGCGATGGGAGTTGGGGCGCGTACATGACGGACTTTGCGCCGCTCTCGGACCGTGAGCGCCAACGGGCAATCGATGAGATTGGCCGTGATGCGTACGAGGGATTGTTCATCGATCCGGAAGCGCACGCTGTTTCGGCACACGCGCTCACAGCAGTCGGTGAGGCCGGATACACGGTCGAAAATAACGAATCTGTTCGCCACGCTGTCGAATATCTCATCGAGAACAACCAGCCAAACGGTCTGTGGGGATCGGCGTGGTACAGCGACTACGCGTACGGAACATCGGCTGTTCTTCTGGCATTCGAGGAAATTGGTGTGAATATGAGTCGCCCTGAAGTGCAGCAAGCCACTCGGGCCCTCATCGAGAAACAGAATTCCGACGGCGGTTGGGGTGAACACTGGACACCGGACGACTCCGACTATCATCGCTGGGGATCCTCGACCGTTGAACAGACGGCGTGGGCGGTGCAGGCGCTGTTAGCAGCGGAAGTGTCACCTGATCATCCGGCAGTTCGTCGAGGAGTCGATTACATCCTCGATCATCAGCGTTCGGACGGATCGTGGACACCGCATGCCGCATTCAAACTAGGAAGCGGCGTGCCGACGTATCGGAATCCAGTGTTGACACAGACGAGCGGATTGCTGGCACTGACGATGTATGCCGAATCGAAGGATATCTCAACTGCTCCAAATGAAACTAAATCTGGATTGTTGTCCAGAGTAGTAGTGCTGGAAGTACTCGTTCCGATAGTATCGCTGGTCGCTCTTCTTGGCGGATTCTTCATCCGCCGCTACTGGAGATAA
- a CDS encoding winged helix-turn-helix domain-containing protein: protein MAIDHHARVLVQAEALTYETQQGSRQYDPIIDDTLTADVQTVIAVEEHETKATILNAICESTNIQTTTSAIADRLTYDTSTIRHHLNRLESDDLIERARHGEKTTISLSENYADIINRLIVY from the coding sequence ATGGCCATCGACCATCACGCACGTGTACTCGTGCAAGCGGAGGCTCTTACTTACGAAACTCAACAGGGAAGTCGCCAGTATGATCCAATAATCGACGACACACTAACTGCCGACGTACAGACAGTGATAGCCGTCGAAGAGCACGAAACAAAAGCTACCATTCTCAACGCCATATGTGAATCTACTAACATACAAACCACCACATCAGCGATCGCAGACAGACTCACATATGACACATCCACAATTAGACATCACCTCAATCGTCTTGAATCAGATGATCTCATCGAGCGTGCTCGTCATGGAGAAAAGACAACCATCTCACTCAGCGAAAACTACGCTGACATCATCAATCGGCTTATTGTTTACTGA
- a CDS encoding TetR/AcrR family transcriptional regulator, with amino-acid sequence MNTETADEIIAATYRALCEHGYADLTMQCIADESSMTTAAIHYHFDTKKELLNAFLQHIIDQFEQQLPHDASDPRERLASFLTTIFTPASTREDDFPIALMELKAQAPYQEIYRERLHDMDEKMQAIVTSAVRDGIDAGYFDDTDPEMVARFVVTSINGGHVREVALAEDPNETRQMIETYLELQLGWTPEVVA; translated from the coding sequence ATGAACACGGAGACAGCAGACGAAATAATAGCAGCCACCTATCGTGCACTCTGCGAGCACGGGTATGCTGATTTGACGATGCAGTGTATAGCGGACGAGTCATCAATGACGACAGCTGCTATTCATTATCATTTCGATACGAAAAAGGAGCTCTTGAACGCATTTCTTCAGCACATAATCGATCAATTCGAACAACAGTTGCCCCACGATGCAAGCGATCCGCGCGAGCGCCTTGCTTCATTCTTAACTACGATTTTCACTCCTGCCAGCACCCGTGAGGACGACTTTCCGATTGCTCTCATGGAACTGAAGGCACAAGCTCCCTATCAGGAGATCTACCGAGAGCGTCTCCACGATATGGACGAGAAGATGCAAGCTATCGTTACAAGTGCAGTTCGTGATGGTATCGACGCAGGATATTTCGACGATACTGATCCAGAAATGGTCGCACGCTTTGTTGTCACTTCAATCAATGGTGGACACGTTCGTGAGGTTGCCCTCGCCGAAGATCCAAACGAAACCCGGCAGATGATCGAAACGTATCTTGAACTGCAACTCGGCTGGACACCAGAGGTGGTTGCGTGA
- a CDS encoding PadR family transcriptional regulator — protein sequence MSTTVADTDELGIAPELSAFQQRILAILAEEARYGLAIKRELEAYYDSEINHGRLYPNLDDLVEMGLVEKSELDKRTNEYALTENGHDAIAKQLSWVFSRFVTDDSRAQEIKDLVNAVQ from the coding sequence ATGTCGACGACAGTGGCAGACACTGATGAACTGGGTATCGCACCCGAACTATCCGCATTCCAACAGCGTATTCTCGCCATTCTCGCAGAGGAGGCACGCTACGGACTGGCGATCAAGCGCGAACTCGAGGCGTACTACGACTCGGAGATCAACCACGGTCGACTCTACCCCAACCTCGACGATCTCGTCGAAATGGGCCTCGTCGAGAAAAGCGAACTCGATAAGCGAACCAACGAATACGCACTCACCGAGAACGGTCACGACGCAATTGCAAAACAGTTGTCATGGGTGTTTTCGCGTTTTGTCACAGACGATAGTCGCGCTCAAGAGATCAAGGACCTCGTCAACGCAGTCCAGTAG
- a CDS encoding multidrug efflux SMR transporter has protein sequence MVSAWVYLIVAAFFETGWAIGLEYSEGFTKLIPSVATIVSMAISVVLLAKAVQSLPIGTAYAVWTGIGAAATAVLGVVLFDETSSIVRFGFIGLIIAGVVGLEATGH, from the coding sequence ATGGTCTCAGCATGGGTATATCTCATTGTTGCTGCGTTCTTTGAAACTGGCTGGGCAATAGGCCTCGAATACTCAGAGGGATTCACAAAGCTAATTCCTAGTGTTGCTACCATCGTGTCAATGGCGATCAGTGTGGTATTGCTAGCGAAAGCAGTACAATCGCTTCCGATTGGAACAGCGTACGCAGTTTGGACGGGGATTGGGGCAGCTGCTACCGCTGTCCTCGGTGTTGTTCTTTTCGACGAAACCTCTAGTATCGTTCGTTTCGGATTTATTGGACTTATTATTGCTGGTGTGGTTGGCTTAGAAGCCACAGGTCACTAG
- a CDS encoding ABC transporter permease, whose product MNIDRIQTALGLRFRQYARDRLFLVLLVYLPVMYVGLISQMTPSVDLPVRVSVGMLTLELMRPMGQINGVVMTAAASVFITGIVGLFTMFRSRDADRRLVRTGFGSTNLVVSRIGLLLLVSVVATAFGTGVLLFSVWPNHLGQFVFGVIVLAVTYGFVGLAVGQTVDRLAGLYVMLFVPMLDIAVFQNPTFIRGDPPTWMTVLPSYHAMQVILDAAFGGGARLLNVELAVVVLGLAGLLAGTTFHRAGVIHT is encoded by the coding sequence ATGAACATCGACCGCATCCAAACAGCACTCGGCCTTCGATTCCGTCAGTACGCCCGTGACCGCCTCTTCCTAGTGCTCCTCGTGTACCTACCCGTGATGTACGTTGGTCTGATAAGTCAAATGACACCGTCTGTCGATCTTCCCGTTCGCGTCTCGGTCGGGATGTTGACACTGGAACTGATGCGACCCATGGGACAGATAAACGGGGTCGTGATGACTGCAGCAGCGAGTGTTTTCATCACCGGTATCGTCGGATTGTTTACAATGTTTCGGAGTCGAGATGCCGATCGTCGGCTCGTTCGCACAGGATTTGGCTCGACGAATCTCGTTGTGTCCCGTATTGGCTTGTTGCTCTTGGTTTCGGTCGTTGCTACCGCGTTTGGAACGGGAGTACTGCTGTTCAGCGTCTGGCCGAATCACCTCGGGCAGTTCGTCTTCGGTGTGATTGTCCTTGCAGTGACGTACGGTTTCGTTGGTCTGGCCGTCGGCCAGACGGTCGACCGTCTCGCTGGACTCTATGTGATGTTGTTCGTCCCCATGCTCGACATCGCGGTATTCCAGAACCCCACGTTCATTCGGGGCGATCCGCCGACGTGGATGACGGTCCTCCCGAGCTACCACGCTATGCAGGTCATCTTGGATGCCGCGTTCGGCGGTGGTGCACGACTGCTGAATGTGGAGTTAGCAGTAGTTGTTCTCGGACTCGCTGGACTGCTAGCGGGCACAACCTTCCATCGTGCGGGGGTGATCCACACGTGA
- a CDS encoding MATE family efflux transporter, whose product MSFFKGQEELELTDGDIVKPLIFLSLPIVITNLLQTAYNLADTFWLGQYSTEALAAISFAFPMVFLLISLGMGLSVAGSVLVAQHTGAGETDQAEYAASQTVTFAFLGSALLGIIGFPFVRPFLAFLGASPAVLPGATAYMQVVALGLPFMFGFFVFISLMRGAGDTITPMLVMLGTVVLNVILDPFLINGWTIGPIAFPEYGIQGAAIATVFSRSLAMVVGLVIMESGARGIQIHLSDMKPDFQYLRKILQIGVPASIEGSGRALSINALLIVVGLFSTSVVAAFGIGTRVFSVIFLPAIAVARGVETMTGQNIGAGKYDRAEQANYIAAKGLFVILALAGVFIYLFPSPIVSVFTNDPAVLREGTTFLRFVSLSFGFIGIMRAFTGGFRGAGETMVAATISIFTLAGIRLPIAWVASQNILPTDVWFLGQSTPKGIWAAFFVSNIVGAVVAWLWFQRGTWRKGDLTESNVDGTGMDAVSTND is encoded by the coding sequence GTGAGCTTTTTTAAAGGTCAAGAGGAACTCGAACTCACCGACGGCGATATTGTCAAGCCACTAATCTTCCTCTCGTTGCCCATCGTTATTACAAATTTACTCCAAACTGCCTACAATCTTGCTGATACGTTCTGGCTCGGACAGTACTCGACAGAAGCGCTGGCGGCCATCTCATTTGCTTTTCCGATGGTATTTCTCCTCATTTCGCTGGGAATGGGACTCTCCGTCGCTGGTAGTGTTCTCGTTGCTCAACACACTGGTGCTGGTGAGACTGATCAGGCAGAGTACGCCGCCTCACAGACGGTTACGTTCGCGTTCCTTGGATCGGCACTCCTCGGGATTATCGGCTTCCCGTTTGTGAGACCGTTCCTCGCCTTTCTTGGAGCGTCACCAGCAGTGCTCCCCGGAGCGACAGCTTACATGCAGGTCGTCGCGCTCGGATTACCATTCATGTTCGGATTCTTCGTGTTCATCTCGTTGATGCGTGGGGCCGGTGATACGATCACACCAATGCTCGTCATGCTCGGGACGGTCGTACTCAACGTGATCCTTGATCCGTTCCTCATCAACGGCTGGACGATCGGTCCGATTGCGTTCCCCGAGTACGGTATCCAAGGGGCAGCCATTGCGACCGTCTTTTCTCGAAGTCTCGCGATGGTCGTCGGGCTCGTTATCATGGAATCTGGGGCCCGTGGGATTCAGATTCACCTTTCGGATATGAAACCCGACTTTCAGTATCTGCGCAAAATTCTACAGATTGGCGTACCAGCGAGCATCGAAGGCTCCGGTCGCGCACTCTCGATCAATGCTCTCTTGATCGTTGTTGGGTTATTCTCGACATCGGTTGTCGCAGCCTTTGGAATTGGAACACGCGTTTTCTCGGTTATCTTCTTGCCAGCGATTGCCGTTGCGCGTGGGGTCGAAACGATGACTGGACAGAATATCGGTGCCGGAAAGTACGATCGGGCAGAACAGGCGAATTACATCGCTGCGAAGGGGTTGTTCGTTATTCTTGCACTCGCTGGTGTCTTCATCTACCTCTTCCCATCGCCGATTGTAAGCGTGTTTACCAATGATCCAGCAGTCCTTAGAGAAGGAACGACATTCCTACGATTCGTCTCCCTCTCTTTCGGATTCATCGGAATCATGCGCGCGTTCACCGGTGGATTCCGTGGTGCGGGGGAAACGATGGTCGCTGCCACGATCTCGATTTTCACACTCGCTGGTATCCGTCTCCCAATCGCGTGGGTTGCGTCACAGAATATCCTTCCAACAGATGTTTGGTTTCTCGGTCAGTCTACTCCGAAAGGAATCTGGGCTGCATTCTTTGTTTCAAATATCGTCGGTGCAGTAGTCGCTTGGCTGTGGTTCCAGCGCGGGACGTGGCGCAAAGGCGATCTTACTGAATCGAACGTCGACGGCACCGGCATGGACGCCGTTTCAACGAACGACTGA
- a CDS encoding amidohydrolase family protein has translation MIDVIIYDALIVTIDEKYRIYKSGTIVINDGRVDTIRSTEPDDRTTEAEWVIDGTGKLVMPGLINAHAHLESSALRGIYSDLSYSELLVEMTILCQKLAKNELDYLAEAGVKLAALNFIRNGITTVCTMDIRPELGVPILGEFGLRALTGPLISDLFWDESISRQLSRAEAFIETYHETYNGRIQATVCPHDDMTLTREMWELVAETAQNHDVVVHTHLLEDSISNLNARANKGEDSIGLLDDVGLLNDQLLAAHFRTADEDDVRRIVDADASIAHCPSVFAYWSPDTTCEWMPLPTLREYDATVGLGLDDHYYHDNNDLFNEARQTRLMANHEWTANQITSRELVRMLTLEGAQSLSIEDQTGSIEPNKKADMVILDIDNPNFRPLNNIYSLISNTATGRDVETVIVDGTVLMHDNEVRTIDEEEIFHEVDEAVERYTEETGWEITLTGSNRPGTLSNVLDLPKRGPAHIVSRLAYQSIKDHFSL, from the coding sequence ATGATAGACGTCATCATCTACGACGCACTTATTGTTACAATAGACGAGAAATATAGGATCTATAAATCCGGGACGATCGTCATTAACGATGGGCGAGTAGATACCATTCGATCCACCGAACCTGACGACCGGACAACTGAGGCGGAATGGGTCATTGATGGTACGGGAAAGTTAGTAATGCCGGGGCTGATCAACGCTCATGCCCATCTCGAATCAAGTGCGCTTCGGGGTATCTACAGTGATCTAAGCTACAGTGAACTGCTGGTCGAGATGACCATACTTTGCCAAAAATTGGCAAAGAATGAACTTGATTATCTGGCGGAAGCGGGAGTGAAACTGGCTGCGTTGAACTTCATCCGCAATGGGATAACCACAGTTTGCACGATGGATATCCGACCGGAACTCGGCGTTCCGATACTGGGTGAGTTTGGTCTCCGAGCATTAACCGGTCCTCTCATTTCCGACTTATTTTGGGATGAATCGATTTCACGTCAGCTGAGCCGGGCTGAGGCATTTATCGAAACGTACCACGAAACGTACAATGGACGAATCCAAGCGACAGTATGCCCTCATGACGATATGACATTGACGAGGGAGATGTGGGAGCTAGTGGCAGAAACTGCTCAAAACCACGATGTTGTCGTTCACACTCACTTACTTGAAGACAGTATCTCGAATCTGAATGCGCGTGCCAACAAGGGAGAAGACTCCATCGGTTTATTGGACGACGTTGGCCTTTTAAACGACCAGCTGTTGGCTGCCCACTTTCGAACCGCCGACGAGGACGATGTCCGACGTATCGTCGATGCGGATGCGAGTATTGCCCACTGTCCATCGGTCTTTGCGTACTGGTCACCCGATACTACGTGCGAATGGATGCCGTTACCAACGTTGCGTGAATACGATGCGACCGTTGGTCTCGGACTCGATGATCACTATTATCACGACAACAACGACTTGTTCAACGAAGCACGCCAGACCAGATTGATGGCAAACCACGAGTGGACTGCGAACCAGATCACTTCTCGAGAGCTCGTCCGGATGCTAACTCTCGAAGGGGCTCAATCACTTTCAATCGAAGACCAGACCGGATCAATCGAACCTAATAAAAAAGCAGATATGGTGATTCTCGATATCGACAATCCGAACTTCAGACCACTCAATAACATCTACTCGCTGATTAGTAATACGGCGACAGGACGAGACGTTGAGACGGTTATCGTCGACGGGACTGTTCTTATGCACGATAACGAAGTTCGGACAATAGATGAGGAAGAAATCTTCCACGAAGTAGACGAGGCTGTCGAGCGCTACACCGAGGAGACTGGTTGGGAGATAACCTTGACCGGGAGTAACCGCCCCGGAACGCTTTCGAATGTTCTGGACCTACCAAAACGTGGACCAGCGCATATCGTCAGCCGACTGGCTTACCAGAGCATCAAAGACCACTTCTCGCTGTGA
- a CDS encoding ATP-binding cassette domain-containing protein, giving the protein MSPRTTDESNDTTFDDEETGDALDEGSEDGDTAIVLRGSRLSKSYGGAFPFTTATTVLERIDIELRRREITGIVGANGSGKSTLLKILAGIAAADSGTVERNGTVGWCPQSSRLYERLTIRETFELFGAGHGLADSVIENKTNELAEKLDFVSDLDTLIEDLSGGNRQKANLGISLVHEPDILLLDEPYTGFDWETYLAFWELTDELKTAGTGIAIVSHLLRKRDRFDCVYKLEDGGIRRNDRDE; this is encoded by the coding sequence ATGAGCCCCAGAACCACCGACGAATCGAATGATACTACCTTCGACGACGAAGAGACAGGAGACGCTCTTGATGAAGGTTCGGAAGACGGTGATACTGCTATTGTTCTCAGAGGCAGTCGTCTGTCTAAGTCGTACGGAGGTGCATTCCCGTTCACGACAGCAACAACCGTACTAGAAAGGATCGACATCGAACTTCGTAGACGTGAGATCACGGGAATTGTAGGAGCAAACGGAAGCGGTAAATCGACGTTGTTGAAGATACTTGCTGGTATTGCCGCTGCTGATTCCGGGACTGTCGAGAGAAATGGCACCGTTGGCTGGTGTCCACAATCAAGCCGGCTCTACGAACGACTCACTATCCGCGAAACCTTCGAACTGTTCGGCGCAGGACACGGTCTTGCTGACAGTGTGATCGAGAACAAAACGAACGAGCTTGCCGAGAAACTCGATTTCGTCTCTGATTTGGATACACTCATCGAAGATCTGAGCGGAGGGAACCGTCAGAAAGCCAATCTCGGGATTTCACTCGTTCACGAACCGGACATTCTCTTACTCGATGAACCGTACACGGGATTCGACTGGGAAACCTACCTCGCGTTCTGGGAGCTGACAGACGAACTAAAGACAGCTGGGACCGGAATCGCCATCGTCTCACATCTATTACGAAAGCGAGATCGATTCGACTGTGTGTACAAACTCGAAGACGGGGGCATCCGGAGGAATGACCGTGACGAATAA
- a CDS encoding TrmB family transcriptional regulator, translating to MDTDELVVVLKRAGFSPYQADAYVALLELGAISASDLADASGVPKPRIYDVVRDLEDRGYVVTYEQDRLYARANDPAEALTGLQAQINQFENAVEEIQARWHEPNPAEYDITLVQQFQSVFDRARSDIESAEWHIQLAVTPDQFYDLRPLLQQAHERGVYVQISLYAHRDEILPVEPTNLQGVCTEARHRELPSAFFLLTDRTRVCYAPHVHSPREYGVLIDDRVTAYVFHWFFLTCLWEVHDPIYTDRSETPPFTFVEIRECIRFVEPFLLDEATITARVEGYNSRTGRERDLSGEIIGVDYTGSSSDNGPATIGQLSGKASIILDTGEETYTVGGKGAIIEKISADRITVETIDEYSDSTKQIDLSK from the coding sequence ATGGACACAGACGAACTCGTTGTCGTCTTAAAACGTGCAGGTTTTTCGCCGTATCAGGCCGATGCTTACGTAGCGTTGCTCGAACTTGGCGCAATCTCAGCCAGCGACCTCGCCGACGCGAGCGGTGTTCCTAAACCACGCATCTATGATGTCGTACGCGATCTCGAAGATCGAGGATATGTCGTGACCTACGAGCAGGACCGCTTGTACGCGAGGGCGAATGACCCAGCCGAAGCCCTCACTGGTCTACAAGCGCAAATCAACCAGTTCGAAAATGCCGTCGAAGAGATCCAAGCCCGATGGCACGAACCAAATCCCGCCGAGTACGACATAACACTTGTACAGCAATTTCAGAGCGTCTTCGATCGCGCCCGCTCAGACATCGAATCCGCCGAATGGCACATTCAACTTGCAGTTACACCCGATCAATTTTACGATCTACGGCCACTTCTTCAGCAAGCTCACGAACGCGGCGTCTACGTTCAGATTTCTCTCTACGCACATCGTGATGAGATCCTCCCAGTTGAGCCAACTAATCTCCAAGGAGTTTGTACAGAAGCACGCCATCGTGAGCTTCCGAGTGCATTCTTCCTCCTGACCGATCGAACGCGGGTATGTTATGCACCACACGTACATTCCCCACGCGAGTACGGAGTGCTCATTGATGACCGAGTCACAGCATACGTGTTTCATTGGTTTTTCCTGACCTGTCTCTGGGAAGTACACGATCCAATCTACACCGATCGGAGTGAAACACCTCCATTTACGTTCGTTGAAATACGTGAGTGCATCCGTTTTGTCGAGCCATTCTTATTAGACGAGGCAACAATCACAGCTCGAGTTGAAGGATACAACAGCCGTACTGGACGCGAACGCGATCTTTCGGGAGAAATTATCGGAGTTGATTATACTGGCTCTTCTTCCGACAACGGGCCTGCGACGATCGGTCAACTATCCGGAAAAGCATCAATTATTCTTGACACTGGTGAGGAGACCTACACCGTTGGTGGGAAGGGAGCTATCATCGAGAAGATCAGCGCCGACCGAATCACCGTTGAGACTATTGATGAATATTCAGATTCTACCAAACAGATCGACTTATCTAAGTGA